In a genomic window of Desulfomicrobium macestii:
- a CDS encoding response regulator, giving the protein MTDANILLVDDDAQFIEIMKKRLTMRRMEVFHASSGEEAMQKLAMHGEIEVVILDVKLPGRSGIEMLQLIKQQFPLVEVIMLTGHATVESAIDGMRLGASDYLMKPCAIDVLVEKVREAVEKKRRHEEKIVDARVREIASRRT; this is encoded by the coding sequence GTGACCGACGCCAATATCTTGCTTGTCGACGACGATGCGCAGTTCATCGAAATCATGAAGAAACGCCTGACCATGCGGCGCATGGAAGTGTTTCACGCAAGCAGCGGCGAAGAGGCCATGCAGAAGCTTGCGATGCACGGCGAAATCGAGGTTGTAATCCTTGACGTGAAGCTGCCCGGGCGCAGCGGCATCGAGATGCTGCAGCTCATCAAGCAGCAATTTCCTCTGGTGGAAGTGATCATGCTGACCGGGCACGCCACCGTGGAATCGGCCATCGACGGCATGAGGCTGGGGGCTTCGGATTATCTGATGAAGCCCTGCGCCATTGATGTGCTGGTTGAAAAGGTCAGGGAAGCGGTGGAGAAGAAGCGCAGGCATGAAGAAAAGATAGTCGACGCACGGGTCCGGGAGATCGCCAGTCGCCGAACGTAG
- a CDS encoding response regulator, translating into MADSILLVDDETQFLVTMAKRLRKRGFFVREAGSGQEGLRALEMEPADVVVLDVGMPDMDGIQVLRAIKLRFPQVQVLMLTGHADMEVAISGMAMGAFDYLMKPVELDVLVGKIREASSRSRKAGERRGLD; encoded by the coding sequence ATGGCTGATAGCATCCTTCTTGTCGACGATGAGACGCAGTTTCTGGTCACCATGGCCAAACGTCTGCGCAAAAGAGGGTTTTTCGTCCGGGAAGCCGGCAGCGGCCAGGAAGGTTTGCGAGCGCTGGAGATGGAACCCGCCGATGTGGTGGTCCTTGATGTCGGCATGCCGGACATGGACGGCATCCAGGTTCTGCGGGCGATCAAATTGCGTTTTCCGCAGGTGCAGGTGCTCATGCTGACAGGGCACGCCGACATGGAGGTCGCCATTTCGGGCATGGCCATGGGCGCGTTCGACTATCTGATGAAGCCGGTGGAACTTGATGTCCTGGTCGGCAAAATCCGGGAGGCCAGTTCCCGGAGCAGGAAAGCGGGTGAGAGGCGCGGGTTGGATTAA